The following are encoded together in the Triticum dicoccoides isolate Atlit2015 ecotype Zavitan chromosome 6B, WEW_v2.0, whole genome shotgun sequence genome:
- the LOC119320322 gene encoding uncharacterized protein LOC119320322 isoform X1, producing MPHRVEERPAIGKSSIFMDEILTAEDGPHGRSFEVVKGRHEEWRIKGLRKELKAEVMVAGFNFLLSNSSRVLPRSEDEGKNKNLTKQLKKIKLKIDLYLKECIYCASTPEDSGLFFIPCSKYFMSNS from the exons ATGCCTCACAGGGTGGAGGAGAGGCCGGCCATAGGGAAAAGCAGCATCTTCATGGATGAGATCCTGACGGCTGAAGATGGTCCGCATGGGAGGAGCTTCGAAGTTGTCAAG GGGCGCCACGAGGAGTGGAGGATCAAG GGTCTTCGCAAGGAGTTGAAGGCTGAGGTCATGGTTGCCGGCTTCAATTTTTTGCTAAGCAATTCCTCAAGAGTCTTGCCAAG ATCTGAGGATGAAGGGAAGAATAAGAATTTAACTAAACAGTTGAAGAAGATCAAG CTGAAAATTGATCTCTATTTGAAGGAGTGCATCTATTGTGCATCTACACCAGAAGACAGTGGGTTGTTTTTTATTCCATGCTCCAAATATTTCATGTCCAATTCATAG
- the LOC119320322 gene encoding uncharacterized protein LOC119320322 isoform X2, giving the protein MPHRVEERPAIGKSSIFMDEILTAEDGPHGRSFEVVKGRHEEWRIKGLRKELKAEVMVAGFNFLLSNSSRVLPRSEDEGKNKNLTKQLKKIKDLL; this is encoded by the exons ATGCCTCACAGGGTGGAGGAGAGGCCGGCCATAGGGAAAAGCAGCATCTTCATGGATGAGATCCTGACGGCTGAAGATGGTCCGCATGGGAGGAGCTTCGAAGTTGTCAAG GGGCGCCACGAGGAGTGGAGGATCAAG GGTCTTCGCAAGGAGTTGAAGGCTGAGGTCATGGTTGCCGGCTTCAATTTTTTGCTAAGCAATTCCTCAAGAGTCTTGCCAAG ATCTGAGGATGAAGGGAAGAATAAGAATTTAACTAAACAGTTGAAGAAGATCAAG GACCTACTATGA